One window of Quercus robur chromosome 5, dhQueRobu3.1, whole genome shotgun sequence genomic DNA carries:
- the LOC126726566 gene encoding uncharacterized protein LOC126726566 isoform X5, with protein sequence MSLAKANGSSIKLGRLRVLKELIQGPNFNKPRAPQGLVSQLKSVKERPELEGKRKVIVASDVVEEESPEPPLATKNLDQPLSKSENHLTRLKQLVKIFLRLSHHKFNNQCAGRKLAQIERRSKLREDEFKLRGEVEAAKQEVEEQARDLAAAKA encoded by the exons ATGTCACTGGCAAAAGCAAATGGGTCAAGTATAAAGCTGGGAAGGTTGAGAGTTTTGAA AGAGTTAATTCAAGGGCCAAACTTCAACAAACCTCGAGCTCCTCAAGGCCTGGTTTCTCAACTTAAATCTGTCAAAGAGAGACCTGAACTCGAAGGGAAAAGGAAGGTTATAGTTGCCTCTGATGTGGTAGAGGAAGAATCTCCTGAGCCTCCTTTGGCCACAAAAAATCTAGATCAACCTCTATCCAAATCAGAGAACCATCTGACCAGGCTCAAGCAATTAGTGAAGATATTCCTGAGGCTATCCCATCACAAGTTCAACAACCAATGTGCTGGTAGGAAGCTTGCTCAAATAGAAAGGAGATCCAAGCTCAGGGAGGATGAATTTAAACTTAGAGGAGAAGTTGAGGCAGCAAAGCAAGAAGTGGAGGAACAGGCTCGAGACCTTGCTGCTGCTAAAGCCTAG